Within Halorubrum lacusprofundi ATCC 49239, the genomic segment GGACGATCGTCGAAGAGCGCCACGTGACGGTCGGGCCGGAAGCCTCGAAAAACGAGACGTTCGGCGAGATCAACGCCAGATTGGAGCCGGGTGAGTACCCGTACGTACTCGCGATCGACGGGCACAGCGTGAACGGAACGCTGACCGTGGAAGCGGACCCGTCGGTGACGCGCGTCGACGACGCTGGCGCCGACGGGGGCGACTCGGCGGCGATCGACGGAGCGGAAGGAGGAGACGGAGGAGACGGAGAGGGCGAGGCAGACGAGGCAGACGGCGACGGCTCGGACGATGGAGGCTCGGATGAAGGGACTTCGAGCGGTGGCGGTGGGGGAGACGCTCCCAACGAGGAACTCCCGGACGACGAGGCGCCAGACGGCGCGTCGCCGACGTTCCTTCCCTTCGGCATCGGGACGCGGGAGACGTTCGGTGGGACGCTCCTCGTCGGCGCGACGTATCTCCTCGGTCACTGGGTATGAGCGCGGTTGGTCTCGCTGTTTTCACCCTCCCGCGATCGGTTCTCAGCGCTGAGAACCGCGGGGGAGTCGTTAAGTGAACGCTGTCCCGCGTTCCGGATAACTATGGCAACGCGCGTGCTTATCGCGGACGATTCGGAGTTCATGCGGAACCTGCTCCGGGAGATACTCGAAGGGGAGTTCGAGATCGTCGGCGAGGCCGAAAACGGCGTTGAGGCGGTCAATATGTACGAGGAACACGGTCCCGATCTCGTGATGATGGACATCGTGATGCCGATCCGCGACGGCATCGAGGCGACGACGGAGATCCTCGAAACGAACCCGGAGGCGACGGTGATCATGTGCACCAGTGTCGGGCAAGAGGAGAAGATGAAGGCGGCCATCAAGGCCGGCGCCGAGGGGTACATCACGAAGCCGTTCCAGAAGCCGAACGTGCTCGACGCCATCGGATCGGCGGTATAATGCGCGTCGACGTTCGGGCGCTCGGCGCCTGTAACCGGTTGGCAGAGCGGGGGGCCAGACAGGCCGCCGGCGCGCTCACCGACCTGACAGGTACGGATCTCTCCGTGGAGGTCACGGGCGCCAGCGTCGCCAGCGGCGAGGACCTCGCCGAGGCGTTCGCCGGCCGGGAGTCGATCGGCGTGAGCGTCGGGCTCCGCGGCGGGCTGGAGGGCGAGGCAGTCCTCGCGTTCGACGCGGAGAACGTCGACGCTCTGCTCTCGCTGTTACCCGGTGGGGCGTCGATGGGACGCAGCGCGGTGACGGAGGTCGGGAACATCGCGCTCGGCGGCTTCCTGGACGGCTGGGCGAACTATCTCGGAGCGGCGATAGACATGACGCCGCCTCGGTACTTCGAGGCCGACGGCGCCGCCGTCCTGCCCGACGGGGCGCTGGCCGGCGACGGCGTGTTCCTCTTCGAGAGCCGGCTGGACGCGACGACGACGGATCTGGACTTCTCCATCTACATGCTTCCCGACTCCGGGAAGTTCCGCGACCTCGTCGTGGGCAAGACCGCGCCGGCCGCGGCGTCGGGCGCGGACGGCGGGGCGGGGACCGACGGCACCGAGAGCACCGCGATCCCGTACGAGTCGCTGTCGACGTTCGCGTCGCTGGCGAAGCGGGGCTCCGCGAACGCCGCCGACAACATCGCGATGATGACGGGCCTCGACACGAGCGTCGACGTGAGCCGACTCCGATTCGTCCCCCTCGCCGACGTACCCGCCGAAGTCGGCGTCGAGCCGCACGCGGGGACCGTCTTCGAACTGCAAGGGGAGCCGAGCGGCTACCTCGCGATCCTCTTCGAAGAGGAGTCCGCGGCGAAGATCGCCGCCTCGATGCTCCCCAGCGAGCCGGACGAGCCGCTCGGCGGGATGGCGGAGAACGCGCTCTGCGAGCTCGGTAACGTGATGACGAGCGGGTTCATCGACGGGTGGGCGAACGTGCTCGGCACGTCGATCACCCACTCGCCCCCGGAGTTCGTCCACGACATCGGCTCGGCGGCGATCAGCCCGCTGGTCGCCAAGCTGAGTCGGCGGCAGGACTACGGGTTCGTAATCGACGCCGCGATTCAGACGGAGGGCGTACAGGCGCGGTGCGACGTGTACGCGCTCCCGGATGAGCGCGAACTGGCGCGGGCGCTCGATCGGCTTTCGGAGCCGTGAGCCACCCCCCGTCGTCTCGCGATCGGACGCCCCGCGACGGGTCCGAAACCCAAGACGCCGGCCGGATCAAGGTCGGCGTCAGCGAGTTGGCGATCGCGACCGGCGGGGAGACGCTGACCACGAGCGGCCTCGGATCGTGCGTCGCCGTGGCGCTCGTCGATCGGTCGACCGGCATTCGGGGGCTGTTACACGCAATGTTGCCGAACGGTACCGGAACCGACACCGGGATCGAACGACCGGGGAAGTACGTCGACACCGGAATCGAGACGCTGCTCGCGGAGTTGGAGGCTGCGGGGGCGTCCACCAGCCGACTGGAAGCGCGCGTCGCCGGCGGCGCGGAGATGCTCGATCTCACGGATGCGGTCGGGCCGCGGAACGTCGCGCGCGTCGAGCAGTCCCTCGATGCGGTCGGGATTCCGGTGGTCGAGCGCGCCGTCGGCGACGGCGTCGGCCGGACCGTCCGGTTCAGGGCCGACGGACGACTCGTCGTTCGTGCCGCTGACGGGTTCGAGCGAACCCTATAAGGGATCGAGCTGACTCTCGGAACCCGCGCAGTCGTCCGATTTTCCGCCAAGTGAATGTCTTCTCACAGTTGATATTTTGAGGGGTGAATTGAAGTGTGTTCTGGGGGTGGTACTCGGTAATGGGCCTCGAACTACCGGTGTGGGGAGCTCCAACGGCCGCATGGATAGTCGCCACGCTGGGGCTCGTCGGTGCGAGCGTCCTCGACAGGTTCCTCGACGATGACGGCTCCGACGACGACGATTCCGGGGGCATGGGCGGCGGCGACGACCCCTTCGGCGGCGGCGGGATGGGCG encodes:
- the cheY gene encoding chemotaxis protein CheY; translated protein: MATRVLIADDSEFMRNLLREILEGEFEIVGEAENGVEAVNMYEEHGPDLVMMDIVMPIRDGIEATTEILETNPEATVIMCTSVGQEEKMKAAIKAGAEGYITKPFQKPNVLDAIGSAV
- a CDS encoding chemotaxis protein CheC gives rise to the protein MRVDVRALGACNRLAERGARQAAGALTDLTGTDLSVEVTGASVASGEDLAEAFAGRESIGVSVGLRGGLEGEAVLAFDAENVDALLSLLPGGASMGRSAVTEVGNIALGGFLDGWANYLGAAIDMTPPRYFEADGAAVLPDGALAGDGVFLFESRLDATTTDLDFSIYMLPDSGKFRDLVVGKTAPAAASGADGGAGTDGTESTAIPYESLSTFASLAKRGSANAADNIAMMTGLDTSVDVSRLRFVPLADVPAEVGVEPHAGTVFELQGEPSGYLAILFEEESAAKIAASMLPSEPDEPLGGMAENALCELGNVMTSGFIDGWANVLGTSITHSPPEFVHDIGSAAISPLVAKLSRRQDYGFVIDAAIQTEGVQARCDVYALPDERELARALDRLSEP
- a CDS encoding chemotaxis protein CheD; its protein translation is MSHPPSSRDRTPRDGSETQDAGRIKVGVSELAIATGGETLTTSGLGSCVAVALVDRSTGIRGLLHAMLPNGTGTDTGIERPGKYVDTGIETLLAELEAAGASTSRLEARVAGGAEMLDLTDAVGPRNVARVEQSLDAVGIPVVERAVGDGVGRTVRFRADGRLVVRAADGFERTL